The DNA segment CGATGCGGCAGGCAGCGCGGTCTGCGCCTTCGAGGGACGGTCTGGCGCTTCCGGAGGCGGGGTGGTCGGCGCGCCGGTCGTCGACCGGAGGCCCAGGCTCGCGAGCCCGTGGAGGGGCAACGGCGTCCGGCGGGCCGAGGCGCTCGCGATGGGCGGCGGCTGCGAGCTCGAGTGGCCATGCGGCGGCGCGCTCTTGCGGGGCGGCTGCGAGCCTGTGCCCTCGCGCGGCGGCGCGCTCTTGCGGGGCGGCTGCGAGCCTGTGCCCTCGCGCGGCGGCGCGCTCTTGCGGGGCGGCTGCGAGCTCGACGTCCCCCGCACCCCGCTGCTCGACGGGCGCGGCGCTGGAATGGTCCTCGCCGGCGCCGCGAGCGCGTGCTCATCGAGCGGCGGCAGCTCCTCCAGGCCGTCGTCCGGCCGCGCCGCCTCCAGCGCGCGACGGAGCGCCGCGACCTCGGTGATCCGCTGCTCAGCGCCGCGCGCGAGCGCCTGGTCCAGCACGCGCCACAGCGCGTCGCCCGCAGCGCCTGGCGGCGTGATCCGCGGCGCGGCGCCGGCGCCTTGCTTGCGGCGGAGCTCCTGGTCGCTCTCGGCAGGGAACGGGAGCGCTCCCGAGAGCGCCGTGTACAGGGTGACCGCGAGCGCCCACGTGTCGTCCCGGCGCGACGGCCCCTCGCCCGCGGCCCGCTCCGGCGAGCGGTAACCCACGAAGGCGGGCGTGGCGAGCGGGTCCGAGAGCCACCCCGTCGACGTGCACGGCTCGCCCTCCATGACCACGCACGCGGCCGACAGGCGGCCGTGCACCGTCCCGCGCGCGTGCAGGCTCTCGACGCGCTTCGCCAGGCGGACGACCCAGCCGACCGCGTCCCTGTCCGGCAGCGGACCGGCGCGTGCGATCCTCGCAGCGAGCGTCTCCATACGAGCGCCGCAGCGTAGTGCGGCGAACCGCCGCTGACCACATTGTGGCTCTCCCGCGGCGCGCCGGATCGCGGATCGCCCGCGTCCGGCCCTGGAGCGCCGCCGTCAGCCGCCGATCACGTCGGCCATCGTGTATCGGCCGGGCGGCTTCCCGTGCAGGTGCCACGCCGCGCGCAGCGCCCCGCGCGCGAAGAGATCACGGCTGGTCGCGCGGTGCGTGAGCTCGATGCGCTCGCCGGGGCCGAGCAGGTGGACCGTGTGGTCGCCGATGACGTCGCCGCCGCGTACGGCGAAGATCCCCAGCTCGTTCGCCTTTCGCGGGCCGACGTTGCCCTCGCGGCCGTGCACGTCGGCGAGCGTCGCGGTCGGCTCGCGGGCCGCGCGCACGGCGTCGGCGAGCCGCACGGCCGTGCCGCTCGGCGCGTCCACCTTGGCGCGGTGGTGCACCTCCACGATCTCGACGTCGTAGCCGGGCCCGAGCCGCCGCGTCGCGCTCGCCGCGATCTCCGCGAGCACGTGGATGCCGATGCTCGTGTTCGGCGACCAGAGGACCGGGACGTGCTGCGCCGTCTCGTCGAGCAGCCGCTCGCACGTGCCGTCGAGGCGCGTCGTGCCGCTGACCACGGCGACCTTGGCCCGCATCGCGAGGTGCAGGAGACGGGGGAGCGCCTCGGGCCGCGAGAAGTCGATGACCACGTCCGCGCCGAGCAGCCCGGCGCTGGTGTCGTCGCTCATCGCGACGCCGATGTTGCCTGTCCCCGCGAGCTCGCCGACGTCACGGCCGATGCGGGAGGAGCCGCGCGACACGATCGCGCCCACGACCTGGGCTCGCTCGTTCGCCGCGAGCCGGACGATGGCTTGCCCCATCTTGCCGCTCGCGCCGTGGATCGCGACCTTCAGCAGCCGGGCGTCGTCTCCCTGGGCGGCCCCCAGGAGCGCGCTCATCGGAACACCTCGATGATCTCCGTTCGATTTCACGACGCCTCGCGCCTCGCCTCGAGCCGCCTCATCGCCTCGGCGATCTGCTGCCGGGTCGCCTCACCGGCCGGCACGAGGGGCAGCCGGACGGCGGCGCTCATGCGGCCCAGGGCGGCGAGCGCGGCCTTCGCGGGGGCGGGGTTCGGCTCGACGAACAGGAGCCCGTGCAGCTCGAGGAGCGCGAGGTGGGCTGCGCGCGCGCCCGCCAGGTCGCCGGCCAGGAACCGCCGGGTCACCGCGCTGGTCTCGCGCGGCAGCACGTTCGACGTGACGCTGATGACACCCTGCGCGCCGAGCGCCATCATCGCGAGCGTCAGCGCGTCGTCGCCGCTCAGGATCGTGAGCCGGTCGCCGAGGCGCCGCACGAGCTCCTGGCAGCGGAACACGTTGCCCGAGGCGTCCTTGATGGCGACGACGTTCGGCGCGGCGGCGCAGATGCGCTCGGTCGTCTCGGCGGAGAGGTCGACCACCGTCCGCCCCGGGATGTTGTAGAGCACGATCGGCGCCGGGACGGCCCTGGCCACGGCCAGCGTGTGCTCGCGGAGCCCGTCCTGCGAGGGCTTGCTGTAGTACGGCATCACGATCATCACGCCCGCCGCGCCGGCGGCGAGCGCGGCGCGCGAGGCCTCGATCGTCTTCTTCGTCGAGAACGAGCCCGTCCCCGCGATCACCGGCACGCGGCCGCGCGCGGCCTCGACGACGCGCCGGATGACCGCGGTCGTCTCGGATTCGCTGAGGGTCGGCGACTCCCCCGTGGTCCCGCACGGCACGAGCCCGCTGACGCCGCCCGCGATCTGCGCCTCGACGAGCGCGTCCAGCGCGTCGAAGTCGACGGCTTCACCATCGGGCGTGAATGGCGTGACGAGGGCGGTGAATGTTCCCGACAAGGGGAGCTGCGACATCAGACGACCATGATCGCCACCCCGGGTGCGCGTCAACAGGAGAGGACAGGTTCGCCGCGGACTCCCCGCTCTCCGCTGGTTCCTGCGCGGGGCGACGCCGAACGGACGCGGCCTTGGGGGTGGGCTGCCGGGAGCCCGCTGGGCCTGTACGGCGCGGGCTGGCGGGAGCCCCCGGGGCTTGCGGGGAGCGGGCCGGACGCTCCAGGGCAGGTCCGCGTCTGCTATCGTCCGCGGTGTAGCGCCTCGCTCCTTCGGGGGATTTGCCCGAGCGCGTCAGGTCCCTGAGAGGCACCGGCCATGGATCTCGCCCAGTACATCAAGAGCATCTCCAGCGCGGCCAATACCATCCTGGAGGGGATGGCGGTCACGTTCTCCCATCTGTTCCGGGAGCCCATCACCGTCCAGTACCCCG comes from the Sorangium aterium genome and includes:
- the dapB gene encoding 4-hydroxy-tetrahydrodipicolinate reductase; its protein translation is MLKVAIHGASGKMGQAIVRLAANERAQVVGAIVSRGSSRIGRDVGELAGTGNIGVAMSDDTSAGLLGADVVIDFSRPEALPRLLHLAMRAKVAVVSGTTRLDGTCERLLDETAQHVPVLWSPNTSIGIHVLAEIAASATRRLGPGYDVEIVEVHHRAKVDAPSGTAVRLADAVRAAREPTATLADVHGREGNVGPRKANELGIFAVRGGDVIGDHTVHLLGPGERIELTHRATSRDLFARGALRAAWHLHGKPPGRYTMADVIGG
- the dapA gene encoding 4-hydroxy-tetrahydrodipicolinate synthase, with amino-acid sequence MSGTFTALVTPFTPDGEAVDFDALDALVEAQIAGGVSGLVPCGTTGESPTLSESETTAVIRRVVEAARGRVPVIAGTGSFSTKKTIEASRAALAAGAAGVMIVMPYYSKPSQDGLREHTLAVARAVPAPIVLYNIPGRTVVDLSAETTERICAAAPNVVAIKDASGNVFRCQELVRRLGDRLTILSGDDALTLAMMALGAQGVISVTSNVLPRETSAVTRRFLAGDLAGARAAHLALLELHGLLFVEPNPAPAKAALAALGRMSAAVRLPLVPAGEATRQQIAEAMRRLEARREAS